tcttccgaccgccgggccttagctacccacaGGAAACTTAAAGGTCATCAAGTTCAGATGATTTGATTTGTGTATTAGCTGACTGGCTCTGTCCTGTGCACCATCCAGCCACGGAGAAAATgtttgctgcagcccagcctcTATTCCTCCCACATTCCCcaggcagccccagcctggtgggccctgctcccatccctcagcagctcctgccaccCCTCCGGAGTCAGGAAGCAGCACCAGCAAGAagcaataatttaatttcttatcaAAAcagggagtgaaaaaaaaaccaaagaccCCTCGGTACCAAATCCAGGCACCCCATTCCCGGTCAGGTGTCTGTGGTCCAGATGTCGATGCTCTGGATGATGAGCCACTCGCTCTGGTCGCGGGTCACCCGGATCCTCACGCACTCCACGGGGCCGGGCatgcccctctccagcccccGCCGCTCCAGCGTCCCCTTCACAAAGGTGCCAACCATGGTGTAGGTAGCGCAGTCCCTGCCGTCAGCCCGACGCCGCCGGCCTAGCTCCAACACTCCTGAGTGTAGGAAATCCCTCTGGCGCTCCTTGGAGCCCGTGTGCACCCGGACACGGGTGACGTGAGACGGCTGCTGGAAGACGATGGAGAAGGTGCTGCCGGCTGCTGGGTCTTTCCCCCAGAAATACCCCTCAGCTGTGCTATAAGCCTTGATGGGCTCGTAGTTCTCAAAGATGGACATGCTGGTGAACAAAGCCGCTGGTGGGTTGTCTGGAAGGTCCAAAGCATCAGCCTGGAACTCATCGTCCTCCAACCGGTTGATGGTGCCCTGGAAGGAGGAGTAGAGACCCATGTGCTGGAAGAGGGAGGGCTTGAAGCGGATGACGTCCTTTTGGGTGAGCAGGAGGCGGAAGTGGACCAGCAGCCAGTCACACGGCATCTCCTggtagaagaggaggaggaagcgaGCCAGGCGTGGAAGGTCGCTGGAGTGGTAGAGCTTACCAATGTAGCCCAGCTTGGAGAACTCGAGGGTGGCCCAGCTGGAGCCTTCCCGGGAAGCCAGTGCCTTGCGGATGGCCATCAAGAAGGACTTGGCACACCACACATCATCCTCAATCATCAAGTAGTAGGAGGAGAGGTTGGCGGCGAAGGCAAGGAGGAAGGCGTAGTCCACGTTCTGCTTGGACCGGAACCTCACTCGCTCCTCTGGGTCGTTGTAGTTTCTCTTGAGGCCCTCGAGGGTGGGGTAAAACTCATGGGGCACGTGGATGAGCAGGAGACGGCCCAGGTGGATGTGGTGAGCAAATTTGTGGGTGAGATCAGCAGCCACGCGCACATTCCAGCTGGGGTCTTTATCAGCCAGatgcaccaccaccaccatctcctgcagctcctcctctgTTGACTGTGTGAAGAGGGACTGGAGTGTGGCAGGGAGGTAGTAGCCACGCGGCCGCCGCACTGACGCCAGCCCCACTGCCAAGAATTCTGCAAGCCAAAGGAAAGACATTATGGCAGGCTGAGGGTGACCTGACACGCACCATGGTGAggggtttcactgcaagctgcaaggaGGGGGCTCCAAAAAGCCCTCTGCATGGCCAACCCAAATATCTTGCTGTTTACTTGCTATTTGTATCAAAGGTCCTTCCTAAAGGTGAAGCCCCCAGCATCTCAGGTGATGCCCAAACCTGGCCCAAAGGGCAGGGAGAGGCCATGATGAGAAGCCAAGGGCTTCTCCAAAGAAGAATTATTTGgtaaaaatacctttaaaaaagccaaacctGGGGAAGGAAGAGTGCAGAGATGGTCCACAGGGAAGGGATGGCTTCATGGCACAACTGCACATCCTGGAAGCAGGACCTTACTCTGAACCTGACGGAGATGCAACTGCACTGGGATGATGATCCACCTGccctccccacagcccagcGGGGGCTGCGTTTGTCCGGCGTTGCTGCAGTTTTGCTGCAGGCTCTGCCCCGCCGTGCACACACCAGAGCTCTGGCTTCAGCACAGGCTGGCGTGGGGCCACCCTGAGCAACTTGCCATGCTGTTTGAAGGTGAATTGCTTTGCCTGCATCTCTCCAAGAGCTTAACCCACATCTCTGACATTAAGCAGTTCTCCCCATGATCCAGCCCCACCATCTCCACTTTCTTGACTGGAGAGCAGTAAACTCAACCCTACAGAGACAGGGTCTCAGCCACCCTCCCAACAGATCCAGGAAACCCGCAATGCCTGCAGTCACCTCAGTCCCAAGGTGCAGAAGCAAGGACCATGTTGGAGCACGCTGACCTTCTTCCACCCCTCCATCTCACCCCAATTCCTGTCTGGTGTGGGGTCCCAGAGCCACTCACTTTTCTGGGGCGACAGGGAGCCAGCGAGGAGGTGGTAGGAGATATTGTCGAGCACAGAGAGGTCATCTGTGTCCCTGAGGATGCGCAGGGCTCCTTCTGGCTGCAGCACCATCTCTGGGACCAAACCCCTGAGATCCAGCTGGATGGGAACCGCAGGCAGCCAGGTCAGACCCTGGAGCACCATGGACAGGTGTGCAAGGGGGGACCCAGTGATGATGGGGAGCCCTTGTCCTGCCCTCCCAGCTCTGGGATCAGGGGAGGTCCATGTGCACAGGACAAgcccagggagaggaggaggcagagcaaGAATTTGGGGGTGACACgggacagggaaggagcagagctggggtcaGGGTCTGTGTGGGGAAGGTGGGGATAAAGGACGCTCCAGTGGC
This portion of the Phaenicophaeus curvirostris isolate KB17595 chromosome 24, BPBGC_Pcur_1.0, whole genome shotgun sequence genome encodes:
- the LOC138730454 gene encoding alpha-1,6-mannosyl-glycoprotein 4-beta-N-acetylglucosaminyltransferase-like isoform X1; amino-acid sequence: MVPGCFLVPHSHPWVRRAQPPGWSSQVLVPKLCPDLMGPFLLQASACEPGAMRCSPKRSLTAALVATSLLLLLLFLHGGSRQEHEPPELDLRGLVPEMVLQPEGALRILRDTDDLSVLDNISYHLLAGSLSPQKKFLAVGLASVRRPRGYYLPATLQSLFTQSTEEELQEMVVVVHLADKDPSWNVRVAADLTHKFAHHIHLGRLLLIHVPHEFYPTLEGLKRNYNDPEERVRFRSKQNVDYAFLLAFAANLSSYYLMIEDDVWCAKSFLMAIRKALASREGSSWATLEFSKLGYIGKLYHSSDLPRLARFLLLFYQEMPCDWLLVHFRLLLTQKDVIRFKPSLFQHMGLYSSFQGTINRLEDDEFQADALDLPDNPPAALFTSMSIFENYEPIKAYSTAEGYFWGKDPAAGSTFSIVFQQPSHVTRVRVHTGSKERQRDFLHSGVLELGRRRRADGRDCATYTMVGTFVKGTLERRGLERGMPGPVECVRIRVTRDQSEWLIIQSIDIWTTDT
- the LOC138730454 gene encoding alpha-1,6-mannosyl-glycoprotein 4-beta-N-acetylglucosaminyltransferase-like isoform X2, producing MRCSPKRSLTAALVATSLLLLLLFLHGGSRQEHEPPELDLRGLVPEMVLQPEGALRILRDTDDLSVLDNISYHLLAGSLSPQKKFLAVGLASVRRPRGYYLPATLQSLFTQSTEEELQEMVVVVHLADKDPSWNVRVAADLTHKFAHHIHLGRLLLIHVPHEFYPTLEGLKRNYNDPEERVRFRSKQNVDYAFLLAFAANLSSYYLMIEDDVWCAKSFLMAIRKALASREGSSWATLEFSKLGYIGKLYHSSDLPRLARFLLLFYQEMPCDWLLVHFRLLLTQKDVIRFKPSLFQHMGLYSSFQGTINRLEDDEFQADALDLPDNPPAALFTSMSIFENYEPIKAYSTAEGYFWGKDPAAGSTFSIVFQQPSHVTRVRVHTGSKERQRDFLHSGVLELGRRRRADGRDCATYTMVGTFVKGTLERRGLERGMPGPVECVRIRVTRDQSEWLIIQSIDIWTTDT
- the LOC138730454 gene encoding alpha-1,6-mannosyl-glycoprotein 4-beta-N-acetylglucosaminyltransferase-like isoform X3, giving the protein MVVVVHLADKDPSWNVRVAADLTHKFAHHIHLGRLLLIHVPHEFYPTLEGLKRNYNDPEERVRFRSKQNVDYAFLLAFAANLSSYYLMIEDDVWCAKSFLMAIRKALASREGSSWATLEFSKLGYIGKLYHSSDLPRLARFLLLFYQEMPCDWLLVHFRLLLTQKDVIRFKPSLFQHMGLYSSFQGTINRLEDDEFQADALDLPDNPPAALFTSMSIFENYEPIKAYSTAEGYFWGKDPAAGSTFSIVFQQPSHVTRVRVHTGSKERQRDFLHSGVLELGRRRRADGRDCATYTMVGTFVKGTLERRGLERGMPGPVECVRIRVTRDQSEWLIIQSIDIWTTDT